The proteins below are encoded in one region of Homo sapiens chromosome 8, GRCh38.p14 Primary Assembly:
- the XKR6 gene encoding XK-related protein 6 isoform X2, giving the protein MAAKSDGGGVGVGFAQLHNLDEAVGSGGEEDGEPGGGGCGGGGDGSEPGESSSMHICHCCNTSSCYWGCRSACLRSLLGRKPRRSAAADGGDQPLQPPAAPGAGRQPPTPSAARPEPPPPQVERPWLDCLWIVLALLVFFGDVGTDLWLALDYYRKGDYVYFGLTLFFVLVPSLLVQSLSFRWFVQDYTGGGLGAVEGLTSRGPPMMGAGYVHGAARGGPGVRVSPTPGAQRLCRLSVWIWQSVIHLLQMGQVWSGQDPLVPSRKRRSRFNHMKLPHLVSSLLPPPI; this is encoded by the exons ATGGCGGCGAAATCCGATGGCGGTGGCGTGGGGGTGGGCTTCGCTCAGCTGCACAACCTGGACGAGGCGGTGGGCAGCGGCGGCGAGGAGGACGGGGAGCCCGGGGGAggcggctgcggcggcggcggcgacggcAGCGAGCCCGGCGAGAGCAGCTCGATGCACATCTGCCACTGCTGCAACACCTCCTCGTGCTACTGGGGCTGCCGCTCCGCCTGCCTGCGCTCCCTCCTGGGCAGGAAGCCGCGCCGCAGCGCCGCCGCCGACGGGGGGGACCAGCCGCTGCAGCCTCCCGCGGCCCCCGGCGCCGGCCGCCAACCCCCGACGCCCTCGGCCGCGCGGccggagccgccgccgccgcaggtGGAGCGGCCGTGGCTCGACTGCCTGTGGATCGTGCTGGCGCTGCTGGTGTTCTTCGGGGACGTGGGCACCGACCTGTGGCTGGCCCTCGACTACTACCGCAAGGGGGACTACGTCTACTTCGGGCTGACCCTCTTCTTCGTGCTGGTGCCGTCGCTGCTGGTGCAGAGCCTGAGCTTCCGCTGGTTCGTGCAGGACTACACGGGCGGcgggctgggcgccgtggaggGGCTCACCAGCCGGGGCCCCCCCATGATGGGGGCCGGCTACGTCCACGGCGCGGCCCGCGGTGGCCCAGGCGTGAGGGTCTCCCCCACGCCGGGGGCGCAGCGCCTGTGTCGCCTCTCCGTGTGGATCTGGCAGTCGGTCATCCACCTGCTGCAGATGGGGCAGGTGTGGAG TGGGCAAGACCCTTTGGTACCATCAAGGAAAAGAAGGAGCAGATTTAACCACATGAAGTTGCCTCACCTGgtttcttcccttctccctcctcccatctga